In a single window of the Cricetulus griseus strain 17A/GY unplaced genomic scaffold, alternate assembly CriGri-PICRH-1.0 unplaced_scaffold_543, whole genome shotgun sequence genome:
- the LOC113838114 gene encoding zinc finger protein 431-like, with product MKYKDVHIDFTWEEWTLLDNSQKNLYKDVMLETYENLNDIGYSWEDNIIEEHCASSKRHDRHERRQTGENSSVYTQCDKAFENDSSLQSYETKHTGEKSYESNQCGKAFAYHSYLLIHQRRHTGEKTYKCNQCDKAFSHHSTLQMHKRTHTGEKRYE from the exons ATGAAGTATAAAGATGTGCATAttgacttcacttgggaagagtggactttgctggataattctcagaagaatctctacaaagatgtgatgctggagacctatgAGAACCTCAATGATATAG GATACTCTTGGGAAGACAATATtattgaagaacattgtgcaAGTTCAAAAAGACATGACAG GCATGAAAGAAGGCAAACTGGAGAGAATTCTTCTGTATACACACAATGTGATAAAGCCTTTGAAAATGACAGTTCTCTCCAAAGTtatgaaacaaaacacactggagaaaaatcaTATGAATCTaaccaatgtggtaaagcctttgcatatcACAGTTATCTTCTTATTCATCAAAGAAGACATACAGGGGAGAAAACCtacaaatgtaatcaatgtgataaagccttttctcatcatagtactcttcaaatgcataaaagaacacatactggagagaaacgctatgaat